In the genome of Mangifera indica cultivar Alphonso chromosome 9, CATAS_Mindica_2.1, whole genome shotgun sequence, the window ttctttttcattccaGTTATAGTACTTCTAATTGTGTTGACTTAACTTAATATCTATGATGCTGGTAAGCTTGTGCAAAAGAAATTGGCTGCTGTGTTGAAATCATCGCAGATTTCAAAGAATAATATCAACATATTTTGAGGTTTGGCTAAACATAGATGAAACGCAGTATCAAATCAAGTAGaaaatttctctaaaattaGAAATGGTCATTAAACCATGTAAAATGGTTAAAATATCTGATGAAGAATTCATCTAAAAATCTTTTCAAAGAGATCTTTGTCAAACATTAGGGAAGATGAATGAGATTAACCggtaaaaagaaaaagcaaattGGATGAAGCAATCATTTTTAATCCAGCCTATGTCTATGAAGTCATGGAATCAGATTGAAAGGATATTAGCAATtctaggttttttcttttatagttTGCCATTAACTGGAATTGATTTGTTTGACTTGCAGGAAGTATTTGGTATTCTTTTTAAAGAGAAAGAACATGAGAATCAGAGAACTTTGGAATCAGACACTACGGAGGTTGGATCTCCAAAAAGGCGCTGTTAATACTAAGTTTAATTCATGCTTTTCTTGGTCTGCTTGGATTCCCTCAGGTTTAATTAATGTCACTGCAGAAGGACATTGAGACTGCTGTTGTTGACAAGAATGCACAAAGGGTTGAAGTAATCCATTTTGAAACACCAGAGCTGATTTTATCCATGGTATAGTGAAAATCTGTTCAAAATACTCTGATACAATAAGCGTCTGTATATCTATTTGATAACATTTTAGCTAAGTAGTAAAGTTTATTTGTATCAGGAAGATGTTTCCGTTTTCGATAAAGAGGAGATTTTGGTTGAAAACAATTTAGTAAATCTCTGAACCATGTTTTTAATCATAGCTTTTTTATGCTATAGAGTATTAGAATTTAATGTCCCtccaaatttatataaacagtTCAGGGTAAGTTAccttttgaatttcaaaatctgATGAATTATAGGTCCTGTCTATAAATGTGTAGATGTGTAAGCATATTTACATTGATCTAAAGTTTTCCGTATTTCCTATTAATATCCTTTTCAGTGTTTTGCATGGGTAATAATGATATTTTCAGAATTTACAAGCTTACTATTGCGTGTTCATGAAAGACTTGATTGTTGTGTACAACTTTGAATTTCGAAGCATATCTCTCATTTTTTTGGATGCTGGTAATTTGTTGCAAGCTTTACAGTGTTATAACCACAGATTTTAAATAATGGTTATAAGTTTGTCAGTGCCTATTTACAGGGTAgcaaagtttatttatatatgcttGAATTCAATGCTATAAGCAGAAAGTTGACAGCTTGAATCTTAAATATGCTCTGACAGCATATATAGGTGACTTTTTCCCAATAATGTTTCACTGGCCATTTTATTGCAAATAGAACATGCACAAGTTTTTAACTCCCATTTGATTCTTACCTACACTGCCCAAATTGTAGAGTGAATGGACTATAGAATGAAAGAGCTATTTCACAACTCTTTTGCTGGCTGAATGATGAACTTAATTTAGAAGAATCAATAACAATGTTTGCAGCCCTTTGCATCACTTGGCACTGGCCTCACAACCTTAATATGCAACTTATGTGAGGCCAACACAATTTTAACGTAATTCTCACATCCTGAAAAGTTGCATgtaattttctttctcatttaaaTGGCATTGTCAACCAGATCAATCTATTCAGAGTGTCCGGAAGGGTTGAgattttgtttcttgttttccAGGAGTTTATTAACCTCTAAACTTAGGTCTTTCTTGCAGGATATGGTCATGCGAGATCTTGCATTACAGTATCCTAATGAGGTTGAAGAATCAGTTTATTCAGTTGAAGATGTTGCTTCGGACTCCTACATGGAGCAAAGTACTTATCTCTCAGAAGATGATGGTTCTCTACCAGACCAACTGCTCTTTCAGGGTGGCACATTTCCTCTTTTAGAAGTGGATGAAATAAGTCTAGGTAATTTGACTAGCGCGTCTGCAGAGGATGAACTTCTTTCACTTCTTGAAAACATGGAACATCAACACTGGAGTCTAAAAGATAATTTGCTTATTAACAGCAAGGAAATTTTGGGCTCTGTGGACCATGATATCTTAGATCCTCTTTCAGATCTTGATTCATCAAAGCAGTGCCTCGACTCAGAGCTGGCATCAGATATGTTCCATAAAGTGGACTTTATAAGCATGGTGGAAAGTTCACAGCTTCAAGAAAATTCTGAATCATATAGTGAAGGTCGATGATGCTTGGCTGTTGTCAATAAGCCCAGTGATAAGTCAggaatttgaaatatttgataCGGACTCATCTCAACTATAGGAAAACTTCTTCGGCACACAAACAACAGATGAACCCATTTCATATGGTTGGATGTTCAGGGATGacatgaattttaaaaattacaatgagTTGATCATTGGTCATGAACTAACTCTAACAGATGAAACATTCAAGTCTCTTCCCATACCAGTTCTCCCCGTTCATGACAAGATAAGATCAATATACACTGCTATGGAGGAAAAAAATAGCGGAATTAAGGCCACAGCCGTTGTCTGCATCTGATGGGATATACTTGGATTGGCATCTTTAGGAAGGAGATAACTGcaattttaatctattttgttGTCAGCAGAATATGTTGGAGGCAGAGTCAAGGATTGAATTTGATCTAGCTTCATTCTCTCTGATGATTCTCTAATTGGGCAAAACATGGAAGTATGCGATGAATGGCTGAAAATCGATTATGATGGAAATTCTGTGCTTGATGGTCATCTTATGGGAGTTGCTTAAGGGAAGTTATACCACAACGGGAGTTCAAAAggaggaaaaatgaaatcatcaGTTGAAGAAAATACAAAGGAGGCTTCACTTTTATTCAAATCTATTTCACAGTTCAATGATCTAGGCTTTTTCTTGAATCCAGGGAAAGCTACCACCGGACAGAAGGGTGAAGCCACAGTCAAGGAATCTGAGACCGCTGTTCCTTCCAGTAATCTGGCAGCAGCATGCATGTCCACTGGCTTACAATTGAAGCAGTGGAACATCGCATTGCATAAAGTTGTGTTGTCAGACAATATTGTGGCCCTAATTGATATCTTTGAGAAGAGTTATCTAGCCATTGTTCAGAATGAAATGGAGCTGAACTCATTTGCAGCAgcagataattttaaattgctTAGCCTTCCAAAAAACCAGCTGATGGAATACATTACTGAAAAGATTTTACAGGCAGCCTCTTGCCATGTAGATGAAAAATCTACAGCACTTGTCACTCTATGTGCAATCAAACAAATGGCTTGGTACATCTGTTTCAATGGCATCCATACAGCTCGCATTTATGTAGATTAAGTTATGCAATAGCCTGGACTGTGTCAAATCAAGATTAGGGTTACTGCAGTCACTTATTGTAGAAGCAGATGTGAAGGTTGACAAAGAAATAACTAGATCTCTTCCCTCACTACTAGTTATTCAAGGAATTCTTCAGTCAAACACTTCCCAGAGTAATTTGAAATTACTAATTCTGGCTGAGCAAGTTTTCTGGTGGTCATTGAAGTGTTTGGTAATGTCCATGGGGTTATCATGTAATGAgctacataatttttatacacatCGGGTCAACAGGATTTCCTTCGTGATAGTGGGTCTAAAAGGTCTAAAATGGATGGTCTAAATTAGGAAGTTACTACATGAAGATTGGTTAATCTAGAATTTGTAAAACCTCTTCTAAATTGGTTCAACCACTACATGGGCACTAGATGTATTCTAGGATTTTAGCTGCCTTTTCCACAAATGTTGTTAAAcctattttcttatatttttcacatgCTAGCTTACATATTGGGAACAATGCCCAGCCACTCTGATATGATTTGTATCCTAGGGTGAAGAATCTAGCTCTAACTGTTAGAGTTGATCAAGATGTTCTCAAAGTTTCTTATTTGGAGATTTCATCATGACAGTTGGTAGAGCCGACGAAAATTTCATCACGACAGTGCAAACCAACTTATAACTAATGATTTTGTTAATCTTTTGACCACTTAGTCTCTTCTCTTTGGCTTGTTGACCAACTACAAGTTATTATTTTTGGAGGAGATGAATGTGTTGTTTTAAGCTTGTGAAGGTGTAAGGGAGCTGGCGAAAGTGAAGAAAGGAGTCATGGTGAAAGTGAAAAGTGTCTAAaggtttttaatttgattaatttaggGTGATGCAATAATTTTGAAACGTGaaataattagagataatatgattattaaacttttaagaatatttttttcagttaacattttaaataaaaattattatttatgatattaacGAGTAGAAAAGGTATTTCACGTTTAGCCTGTGGGACAAAGTAATTTACTCGATCTATTTTTATacaattgtgttaaaaaataatttgaatatagtAATGTTACAATCttacataaaatttatcaaacagatttaaaaaaaaattttatgcttttttcTTAAACTTATAATGACcaaagattattatttttattttattttaaaaataactaaatattaatggcaaaaaaattgacatactatttttatttaatatcgtTGAAAATAAGGTGATTAgtttgatacttttaataaattataataaaaatttggttacttcaataaaaaaatatgaaagttccgctttttcattaacaaaaaataaagttagattttttcaatagaaaaattatgATAGTTTAATGCTTTTAAGTATT includes:
- the LOC123225857 gene encoding uncharacterized protein LOC123225857 produces the protein MTSLTYLWRSSNCRSIPLSPSSSPKLFHKLQMLIVASLILYVRSLEKAATMRKYLVFFLKRKNMRIRELWNQTLRRLDLQKGAVNTKFNSCFSWSAWIPSGLINVTAEGH